The Planktothrix agardhii NIES-204 genomic interval TAAAACAAACCGATTGCACCGCATAATTGTTGACATCCAACTCCGGCATCAAATAGGAAGAATGATCCAAAACCCAACTGCAAGCGTCCCTATCAATTTCGGCAAGTTGATAAATCGCCTTGATTAAAACCAATTCAATCCAGCCAGGATTGGGCAAAACCGTTAAAAAATTCTTTAATGCTTGGATATATTCCCGGTTTTGAGCACGGAGAACATCAATGGTCAATTCTACATAGGAATGATCCATCTCACCCTGATTTTCCCTTTCTTGATCCGATGAGTTAATCATATTTTCCTGTCCCGAATGACTAAGGCTGTGAAAAGGTTGATTTAAAGATGAACAGGTGGAAAAGCTAACAATGGAACACTTACTTTTGATGAATTCAGGAAGGGGATCAATCGAAGTCGGGGTGTTGTCAACCGAAGTTAGACTTTTAGAGTTTAAATACATGGAACACAGTTGAACCTAAAAAAAAGCAATTGCCTATGGTTGAACTGTAACTAATAAATTTGAAGATTTTGTGAAGAAAAAATTCCCATGCTGATTTTGCAATAATTTGTTACAGTTCACTCCGTCCATTGCAGAAGGGTACGAATTTGATTCACTAAATCCATGGCTTCAAAGGGTTTAGTAATCACTCCCGTTACTCCTAACTGAATAAATTGCTGTTTTTCACTCATTTTTGCCTTAGCAGTTAACAAAATCGTGGGAATATGCTGGGTTTCGGGATTAGCTTGTAAATACTTAAAGGTGGTGGCTCCATCCATCTCGGGCATCATCACATCTAAGAGAATAGCATCCGGTTGCGCTTTCTGAGCTAAATCCAATCCATCACTCCCACAGCAAGCGGTTATGACCTCCCAACCCCCGGCAACTTCCAGGCACATTTGGATAATCTCCCGCACCCCATCATCGTCATCAATAATCAGAATTCGTTTTGTTGTCATGATCCACTTCTGTTGATATTGCCATCGGTAGGGTGAAGTAAAAACAACTACCCTGATCTACTTTACTGCGTACCCAGATCTGCCCACCATGTTGTTCAACAATCGAACGACAAATGGCCAAACCCAACCCGGTGCCACCTTTTTTCCGAGAGTCTGAGGCATCGACTTGATGAAAACGCTCAAATATTCTTTCAATTTTATCAGAAGGAATACCCCGACCTTGATCTTGAATTTTAAATAAAATCTTGGGTATTTCTTCGAGATTTTCTGGAAGTTCCGTCTCCACACTCAACTTAATATTACCCCCCCGGGACTCGGAAAATTTGATCGCGTTACTTAATAAATTAGTTAAAACTTGTAATACTCGATCAGGATCGGCATAGAATTGTAAACTTTTGCTACTAACCTCCAAATTAATCCCGCTTCGATTAGCCATAACCTGCATTTGTTCCGTAGCCTGCAAAAGTAAATCTGCCGCATTCACAACTTGTTTATTTAGAAAAATTTTTCCCGATTCTAACCGTTCTAATTCTAAAATATCATTCACCAATCTCACTAAACGTTCGGCACTTTCGGCGACAATTTTCATAACGTGGACTCCCCGTTCGGACTGGGGATTAATTAATCCTGTCGATAACAGATTTAACCCGCCATGAATGGAAGTTAAGGGAGTTCTCAATTCATGGCTAACCACGGAAATAAATTCATCTTTCATTCTTTCAATAGCGTATCTTTCGGTAATATCCTCCCCAATACTCATCATCCCGATCGCATTTCCTTGTAAATCTTTTAACAGGGTATGATTCCAACTAATAATTTTTTCCTCGCCTAATTTTGTCTCAATCAACTGTTGACTATAGGGTTTAAAATCATATTCTAATAGTTCTGCAAAGTCTGAGGCACTCAGCCTTTGAGCCGAATTTTCTTGAAAATCTGATAACCAATTTTTTCCTAAAACTTCCGTTTGGGTATAGCCCATGACTTCCAATAAAAAGGGATTAACATATTCAACTTTCCCATTCCGATCTAATCCGACTACTAATAACCGGACATTTTCTAATAAACTCCGCCACCGTCTTTCGGCTTCGAGCAAATTCGCTTGACTTCGTTTTTGTTCGGTAATATCCCGAGCCATCGTAGATAAAAGATACACCTGTCCTTCCTGATTTTTATGGGCAATAATCAATTGAGATAGGGGAATTTCTTGCCCATCATAGCTGGTCAATGCGGTTTCACCGATCCAAGATCCGTCTCGAATTGCCGCCGGCAATCCTTGATTTTCAATAATTTCAACTGCCCATTGGGGATGATGTTGAGGAATATATCGATTGCTGATTTTTTCCTCTGGATCTAATCCAAAAATTTGCCGAGCCGACCGATTATAATAAACCACTTCTCCTCCAGGTTTTGCCGAGCAAATAAGGTCAGGCGTGGCTTCAATAATAGCAATCAATTTATCTCGTTCGGCTTCGGCTTGTTTGCGTTCGGTAATATCTTGCATCACCACCATTCCCGCAAAAATTTCTTCCTGTTCGTTGCGAACGGGTAAGGCTTGATGATAATAAATTCGTCCATCATATTCTACTTCGGAAATTGTTATTTCCCCAGCTAAAGCCGACCGATATAGGGGTTCAACAATCTCTAATAGGGCTGGGGGTAAAACTTGCCAAATGGTTTTTCCTTCTAATATTTTTCGAGATAATCCCTTGAGGACTAAGCCCATACCATCGGCAATGGTATAACGAAAATCCAGATCGACTAAAAACACCGCTCCATCGGGAAAATTCTTAACTAAGGTGCGATATTGTTCCTCACTTTTTCGCAGTTTAAATTCCGTCCGATGGCGCTGCATCAGTTCAAATTGTAAGCGCTCATTGGCGGTTTCTAATTCGGTTGTGCGTTGAGTGACTCGTAATTCTAATTCTTGATTATTTTTTTGCAATAATTGTTCGGTTTCTTTGCGATGGGTAATATCTTTGGCAATTCCCCCCCGACGCTCTAATTCTCCGGTTTCATTCAAAATTGGAAATCCCCGATCCCAAATCCAACGATAGGAGCCATCGGGACGCAGGATGCGATATTCTAAATCAAATCCCCGACCATCGGGATTTTGCCGGGCGCGTAAAACCCGATTTTGATCCTGGGGATGAATGGTATTAATAAAGGCTGGGAAATTCTGATAGAGGGCGTTAACATTTCGATTCCAAATTTGTTGATATGCAGGACTCACATAGATAAACTGATTACCTAAAGCATTGGTAATCCAAAAAACATCATCAATATTTTCAGCAAGTTGGCGAAATTTTTTCTCGGTTTCGGCATGGGAGGCTCTAATTCTTAATGCTATAATTCCATAGACAATATCATCTACTAATTCTTTGAGTAATTTAACTTCGGCTGGATCAAAGGCATTAGTTTGAGTGGAATATAAATTCAGTACGCCAAAGGGAATTGATGAAATCTCTCCGTTCAATTTTGGTTGTAAATGTTGGTTGTGAGAGTCGGTCGCCATGATTAAAGGCAGGGCAATGGAGGAGGTATAACCCCGTTCTTGGGCCTGTTGTTTCCAGGGGGCATAATCGCCATTGGTTTCAAAGTTTTGAAAAACACAGGTTTGCCCGGTTCTAACGGCGGTTCCCGAAGGCCCCTGACCCCATTCACTGTCATCCCAAGTTACGGTTAAATTATCTAAATAGCCCGCTTCAAATCCGGCTTTAGCAATCGGAATAATTTGTTTGTCTGAGGTATATTGGGTATAACCAACCCAAGCAAAATGGTAGCCTCCAATATTAATTAAAATCTGACAAACATCATGGAGTAATTCGGTTTCTGTGGTAGCTCTGACTAAGACTTGATTACAGTCGCTAATGGTTCTTAAAGCTCGATTAACTCGATGTAATTCTTCTTCGGATTGTTTGCGATCGCTGACATTTTGCGCCAAGGACAAAAGGGAAACTAAATTCCCGCCTTCATCTCTAACCACGGAATTATACCACTCACAATCAATCACTCTGCCGTCTTTAGTGCGATTTTGAGCTTCAATAATTTGGTGATTATTGGTGCCATCAATCAGTTGAATCATTTCTTGATTCACTTGCAAGATATTTGTGGCAAAAACTTCTTGAAAGGTAAACCATTGTTGACCTAAAACTTCCGCCGATGTCCAACCAAAAATCCTTTCAGCTTGGGATGACCAGCGTTTAATTTTGAGTTGCTGATCCCATTCAATCACCACCAAGGGAGAATTATCAAAATGACAGGATAAACATTGATGAGCCTGTTTTAATTCGGCAATTAATTGAGCCTGTTTTAAGGCAATTCCGACTTGATCAGCCAGTTGTTTTAAAAAGTTAGTTTCTAGGGTTGCCCATTGGCGAGGTTCTGCACATTGATGGGCCATCATAAATCCCCATAATTTCGGTTTAGGGTTGGAGGAATCATTCGTTGATTCTGGATTTTTGGGTGGGGTGATCATCGAATCAATTTCTTTTTTTTCTAACCAAATCGGAACAATTAAACTCGCCTTAACTTGGAAAAATTCCATTAATTCTAAATAGCAAGCATCTAAATTTTCTTGACTCAAATCGCTAAAAATAAGCACTCGATCCGGTACGGCAGCATCGGACAGGTAGGGGATTAATTCCGGGGTATAAATTCTATGGGATAATAGGGATAACCATTGGGGTATAACCGATTCTTGAACTACGGTTCCTCCCCTCTGGGAATCTAATTTTAACATGATCACTCGATCAACATTTAAAACTTTCTGTACTTCCTCAACGGTGGTTTTTAAAATTAAATTGATTTCTAAAGATTGCCTAATTTTTGAGGTGATTTCGGTTAATAGGTTTAAAAATTGATTTTGTTTCTGAGTTTCCGCAAAGGTGCGTTTTTGTTGGGTAATATCCCGTGTAGTTGCTAAGAGGGTTTTAACCTCTCCCCCCTGTTGAATTTCCGGCACAATTAAAGTCTGAAAGGATCGCAGTCCTTCGGAAGTTTCTAAGTCAAACTCAAATTGTTGAGGCTGTCCTGTATCTAATACCTGTTGACAATTTTGATCCCATTCTTGAGCGACCGGATCGGAAATTCCTAATTCCCAATTCGTTTTTCCAATAAATTTTTCTTGAGTAATTTGAATCAGTACAGCGGTGCGACGGTTAACAAAAACATAGCGTAATTTTTTATCCAGGCGAACAATAGAATCCCCCGCATTATCCATTAATGTTTCTAGTTCGGTTTTGCGAGCTTGAAGTTGAGTTTCAATCCGTTTTCGTTCTTCAATT includes:
- a CDS encoding PAS/PAC Sensor Hybrid Histidine Kinase — encoded protein: MTTSEICSDLPNEGYQVFQSPTWDARWQINQFLGVIHDLIMIIDCEQQQIHVLPTKASPNLSSESNPFSRVLQELKNCQESSEFPHLIQQVIETQIAQNIIYKCDQDRSDYQILVEIYPLSTTEVIAVIKDLSQCSTVKAVLQKVSEKTHSPTPTPTPVLQTTKESLKKQIEERKRIETQLQARKTELETLMDNAGDSIVRLDKKLRYVFVNRRTAVLIQITQEKFIGKTNWELGISDPVAQEWDQNCQQVLDTGQPQQFEFDLETSEGLRSFQTLIVPEIQQGGEVKTLLATTRDITQQKRTFAETQKQNQFLNLLTEITSKIRQSLEINLILKTTVEEVQKVLNVDRVIMLKLDSQRGGTVVQESVIPQWLSLLSHRIYTPELIPYLSDAAVPDRVLIFSDLSQENLDACYLELMEFFQVKASLIVPIWLEKKEIDSMITPPKNPESTNDSSNPKPKLWGFMMAHQCAEPRQWATLETNFLKQLADQVGIALKQAQLIAELKQAHQCLSCHFDNSPLVVIEWDQQLKIKRWSSQAERIFGWTSAEVLGQQWFTFQEVFATNILQVNQEMIQLIDGTNNHQIIEAQNRTKDGRVIDCEWYNSVVRDEGGNLVSLLSLAQNVSDRKQSEEELHRVNRALRTISDCNQVLVRATTETELLHDVCQILINIGGYHFAWVGYTQYTSDKQIIPIAKAGFEAGYLDNLTVTWDDSEWGQGPSGTAVRTGQTCVFQNFETNGDYAPWKQQAQERGYTSSIALPLIMATDSHNQHLQPKLNGEISSIPFGVLNLYSTQTNAFDPAEVKLLKELVDDIVYGIIALRIRASHAETEKKFRQLAENIDDVFWITNALGNQFIYVSPAYQQIWNRNVNALYQNFPAFINTIHPQDQNRVLRARQNPDGRGFDLEYRILRPDGSYRWIWDRGFPILNETGELERRGGIAKDITHRKETEQLLQKNNQELELRVTQRTTELETANERLQFELMQRHRTEFKLRKSEEQYRTLVKNFPDGAVFLVDLDFRYTIADGMGLVLKGLSRKILEGKTIWQVLPPALLEIVEPLYRSALAGEITISEVEYDGRIYYHQALPVRNEQEEIFAGMVVMQDITERKQAEAERDKLIAIIEATPDLICSAKPGGEVVYYNRSARQIFGLDPEEKISNRYIPQHHPQWAVEIIENQGLPAAIRDGSWIGETALTSYDGQEIPLSQLIIAHKNQEGQVYLLSTMARDITEQKRSQANLLEAERRWRSLLENVRLLVVGLDRNGKVEYVNPFLLEVMGYTQTEVLGKNWLSDFQENSAQRLSASDFAELLEYDFKPYSQQLIETKLGEEKIISWNHTLLKDLQGNAIGMMSIGEDITERYAIERMKDEFISVVSHELRTPLTSIHGGLNLLSTGLINPQSERGVHVMKIVAESAERLVRLVNDILELERLESGKIFLNKQVVNAADLLLQATEQMQVMANRSGINLEVSSKSLQFYADPDRVLQVLTNLLSNAIKFSESRGGNIKLSVETELPENLEEIPKILFKIQDQGRGIPSDKIERIFERFHQVDASDSRKKGGTGLGLAICRSIVEQHGGQIWVRSKVDQGSCFYFTLPMAISTEVDHDNKTNSDY
- a CDS encoding two-component response regulator, with the translated sequence MTTKRILIIDDDDGVREIIQMCLEVAGGWEVITACCGSDGLDLAQKAQPDAILLDVMMPEMDGATTFKYLQANPETQHIPTILLTAKAKMSEKQQFIQLGVTGVITKPFEAMDLVNQIRTLLQWTE